One Anolis carolinensis isolate JA03-04 chromosome 4, rAnoCar3.1.pri, whole genome shotgun sequence DNA window includes the following coding sequences:
- the rpe65 gene encoding retinoid isomerohydrolase isoform X2: MSSQVEHPAGGYKKLFETVEELATPITTHVTGRIPVWLRGSLLRCGPGLFEVGSEPFYHLFDGQALLHKFEIKEGHVTYYRRFIRTDCYVRAITEKRIVITEFGTYAYPDPCKNIFSRFFTYFQGVEVTDNALVNVYPVGEDFYACTETNFLTKINPDNLETLKKVDISKIVSVNGVTAHPHIENDGTVYNIGNCFGKNFSIAYNIVRIPPLQADRKDPMTKCEVVVQFPCSDRFKPSYVHSFGLTPNYLVFVETPVKINLLKFLSSWSLWGANYMDCFESNESMGMLF; encoded by the exons ATGTCCAGCCA AGTTGAACACCCAGCTGGTGGATACAAGAAACTCTTTGAGACCGTGGAGGAATTGGCCACACCAATAACTACACATGTCACAG GCAGGATTCCAGTCTGGCTTAGAGGCAGTCTGCTCCGATGTGGGCCTGGTCTATTTGAAGTTGGTTCAGAGCCATTTTATCATTTGTTTGATGGACAAGCCCTTCTTCACAAGTTTGAAATTAAAGAGGGGCATGTCACTTATTACAGGAG GTTTATCCGCACTGATTGCTATGTAAGAGCAATTACTGAGAAAAGGATAGTCATAACAGAATTTGGAACATATGCTTATCCCGATCCATGCAAGAATATATTTTCCag ATTTTTTACCTACTTCCAAGGCGTGGAAGTCACTGATAATGCTCTGGTTAATGTATATCCAGTGGGAGAAGATTTTTATGCCTGCACTGAGACAAACTTCTTAACAAAAATCAATCCGGATAATTTGGAAACACTCAAAAAG GTGGACATCAGCAAAATTGTTTCAGTCAATGGAGTAACAGCACACCCCCACATTGAAAATGATGGAACAGTTTATAATATTGGCAACTGCTTTGGAAAGAATTTTTCTATTGCCTACAATATTGTACGAATTCCTCCCCTGCAAGCAG ACAGGAAAGATCCAATGACCAAGTGTGAGGTGGTGGTTCAGTTTCCTTGCAGTGACAGATTTAAGCCATCTTATGTACACAG TTTTGGACTGACTCCAAACTACTTGGTGTTTGTGGAAACTCCAGTAAAAATTAACTTGCTCAAGTTCCTTTCTTCCTGGAGTCTTTGGGGAGCCAATTACATGGACTGTTTTGAATCCAATGAAAGCATGGGG atgcttttttaa
- the rpe65 gene encoding retinoid isomerohydrolase isoform X1, with protein MSSQVEHPAGGYKKLFETVEELATPITTHVTGRIPVWLRGSLLRCGPGLFEVGSEPFYHLFDGQALLHKFEIKEGHVTYYRRFIRTDCYVRAITEKRIVITEFGTYAYPDPCKNIFSRFFTYFQGVEVTDNALVNVYPVGEDFYACTETNFLTKINPDNLETLKKVDISKIVSVNGVTAHPHIENDGTVYNIGNCFGKNFSIAYNIVRIPPLQADRKDPMTKCEVVVQFPCSDRFKPSYVHSFGLTPNYLVFVETPVKINLLKFLSSWSLWGANYMDCFESNESMGVWMHVADKKKGKYLNIKYRTSPFNLFHHINTYEENGFLIVDLCTWKGYEFIYNYLYLANLRDNWEEVKKHAQKAPQPEVRRYVLPLNIEKADTGKNLITLPNTTATATLNSDETIWLEPEVIFSGPRQAFEFPQINYTKYSGKPYTFAYGLGLNHFVPDRLCKINIKTRETWVWQEPDAYPSEPIFVSHPDALEEDDGVVLSIIVSPGNGPKPAYLLILSAKDMSEVARAEVDINIPVTFHGFFKKA; from the exons ATGTCCAGCCA AGTTGAACACCCAGCTGGTGGATACAAGAAACTCTTTGAGACCGTGGAGGAATTGGCCACACCAATAACTACACATGTCACAG GCAGGATTCCAGTCTGGCTTAGAGGCAGTCTGCTCCGATGTGGGCCTGGTCTATTTGAAGTTGGTTCAGAGCCATTTTATCATTTGTTTGATGGACAAGCCCTTCTTCACAAGTTTGAAATTAAAGAGGGGCATGTCACTTATTACAGGAG GTTTATCCGCACTGATTGCTATGTAAGAGCAATTACTGAGAAAAGGATAGTCATAACAGAATTTGGAACATATGCTTATCCCGATCCATGCAAGAATATATTTTCCag ATTTTTTACCTACTTCCAAGGCGTGGAAGTCACTGATAATGCTCTGGTTAATGTATATCCAGTGGGAGAAGATTTTTATGCCTGCACTGAGACAAACTTCTTAACAAAAATCAATCCGGATAATTTGGAAACACTCAAAAAG GTGGACATCAGCAAAATTGTTTCAGTCAATGGAGTAACAGCACACCCCCACATTGAAAATGATGGAACAGTTTATAATATTGGCAACTGCTTTGGAAAGAATTTTTCTATTGCCTACAATATTGTACGAATTCCTCCCCTGCAAGCAG ACAGGAAAGATCCAATGACCAAGTGTGAGGTGGTGGTTCAGTTTCCTTGCAGTGACAGATTTAAGCCATCTTATGTACACAG TTTTGGACTGACTCCAAACTACTTGGTGTTTGTGGAAACTCCAGTAAAAATTAACTTGCTCAAGTTCCTTTCTTCCTGGAGTCTTTGGGGAGCCAATTACATGGACTGTTTTGAATCCAATGAAAGCATGGGG gtctggATGCATGTAGCTGACAAGAAAAAGGGGAAATACCTCAACATCAAATACAGGACTTCACCCTTCAACCTCTTCCATCATATTAATACCTATGAAGAGAATGGATTTCTGATTGTAGATCTCTGCACTTGGAAGGG GTATGAGTTCATTTATAACTACTTATATTTAGCCAATTTACGAGATAACTGGGAGGAAGTGAAGAAACATGCACAAAAAGCTCCTCAACCTGAAGTTCGGCGATATGTCCTTCCTCTAAATATAGAAAAG GCTGATACAGGCAAAAACCTAATCACACTGCCCAATACCACAGCTACTGCCACTCTGAACAGTGACGAAACCATTTGGCTAGAGCCAGAAGTCATTTTTTCAGGGCCCCGTCAAG cttTTGAGTTCCCACAAATAAACTATACAAAGTATTCTGGGAAACCATACACATTTGCATACGGCTTAGGATTGAATCACTTTGTTCCAGACAGG CTTTGCAAGATAAATATTAAAACTAGAGAAACTTGGGTATGGCAAGAACCAGATGCATACCCCTCGGAACCAATTTTTGTTTCTCACCCCGATGCCCTAGAAGAGGATGATG gTGTTGTTCTGAGCATTATCGTTAGCCCTGGCAATGGACCAAAACCTGCCTATCTTTTGATCTTGAGCGCAAAGGACATGAGTGAAGTCGCCCGGGCAGAAGTGGACATAAATATCCCAGTTACTTTCCATGGCTTTTTCAAAAAAGCATGA